The following proteins are co-located in the bacterium genome:
- a CDS encoding MmgE/PrpD family protein, with amino-acid sequence MADFTLGLRYEDIPEAARKEARRFLLDSAGCALAAVRNEDMAAMYRFIEKLGGAPEATLIGTGARTNAPNAALMNSLLVRALDYNDIFWEQDPSHPSDIIFGAVSPAEALGRDGRETLVAVIIAYELEMRWCLACFPGVREVGWHHATLTQFVSPFVAGRIYGLDADQLVAAAGIAGSSHFTLGGVVAGHLTNMKNTADPLATQAGVLAAMMAREGYGGPVEVIEGKEGFQHVIHDVELRPGILLDGPGERFLIADCGFKAFPTEALTHQPMSAVQQIMSENRLVAEQVAKIRVRTTTRGADILSDPSKYYPRTRETADHSLPYCLAAVAADGGVYPNSFERDKLFDPRIRRLLDLIEVVADDGIDALFPGIKRAVAAIATTDGREFTATVDHAKGSPQNPLTDDELIAKFRANASGVMSEARQDEIVEATWGFDGLADVGAYMELLVTDLS; translated from the coding sequence ATGGCCGACTTCACCCTCGGCCTGCGCTACGAGGACATTCCCGAGGCGGCCCGCAAGGAGGCCCGTCGCTTCCTGCTGGACAGCGCGGGCTGCGCCCTGGCCGCCGTGCGCAACGAGGATATGGCCGCCATGTACCGCTTCATCGAGAAGCTGGGCGGCGCGCCCGAGGCCACCCTCATCGGCACCGGCGCCCGCACCAATGCGCCCAACGCGGCCCTGATGAACTCGCTGCTGGTGCGCGCGCTCGACTACAACGACATCTTCTGGGAGCAGGACCCGAGCCATCCGTCGGACATCATCTTCGGGGCGGTCTCGCCCGCCGAGGCCCTGGGCCGCGACGGCCGCGAGACCCTTGTCGCCGTTATCATCGCCTACGAGCTGGAGATGCGCTGGTGCCTGGCGTGCTTCCCGGGGGTGCGCGAGGTGGGGTGGCATCACGCCACCTTGACCCAGTTCGTCAGCCCCTTCGTGGCGGGACGGATCTACGGGCTGGACGCGGATCAACTGGTGGCCGCGGCGGGCATCGCCGGCAGCAGCCACTTCACCCTGGGCGGCGTGGTGGCGGGGCATCTGACCAACATGAAGAACACCGCCGATCCGCTGGCCACCCAGGCGGGCGTCCTGGCGGCCATGATGGCGCGCGAGGGCTACGGGGGACCCGTCGAGGTCATCGAGGGCAAGGAAGGGTTCCAGCACGTCATCCACGACGTGGAGCTTAGACCCGGGATCCTGCTGGATGGGCCCGGCGAGCGCTTCCTGATCGCCGACTGCGGCTTCAAGGCCTTCCCCACCGAGGCGCTCACGCACCAGCCCATGTCCGCGGTGCAGCAGATCATGTCCGAGAACCGCCTGGTCGCCGAGCAGGTGGCGAAGATCCGCGTCCGCACCACCACGCGCGGCGCGGACATCCTCAGCGACCCCAGCAAGTACTACCCGCGGACCAGGGAGACCGCCGACCACAGCCTGCCCTACTGCCTGGCCGCGGTGGCGGCCGATGGGGGGGTCTATCCCAACAGCTTCGAACGGGACAAGCTCTTCGACCCGCGCATCCGCCGCCTGCTGGACCTGATCGAGGTCGTGGCCGACGACGGGATCGACGCGCTGTTCCCCGGCATCAAGCGCGCCGTCGCCGCCATCGCCACGACCGACGGGCGCGAGTTCACCGCCACGGTGGACCATGCCAAGGGCAGCCCGCAGAACCCGCTGACCGACGACGAGCTGATCGCCAAGTTCCGCGCCAACGCGTCGGGCGTGATGAGCGAAGCGCGGCAGGACGAGATCGTGGAGGCGACGTGGGGGTTCGACGGGCTCGCGGACGTGGGGGCGTACATGGAGCTATTGGTGACGGATCTGTCTTGA
- a CDS encoding SpoIIE family protein phosphatase: MSGSIISLNGRLDGTDISLPLADGRYVVGRSGDCDLVLTTPSVSRRHAVLLCTGGNVLVEDLGSHNGTHVNDVAITAPTPLRPGDTISFADVKLCYGTPLRRTTQVTIDPHLDTGGLAVPWEEVRPEQGKGQRKRAELFQVLAGAGDLLTVPRAPQELFEPILDLVEAAIEPERAILLLRDDRDSEPTIKASRLRCGDDHANLTLSRSMVSRVLEEKTSFLLEDGGGDSDLMQQQSIISQGIRSAMATPLFDNKHVIGILYADTTDVRRRYTRDELVAFSLLANVIAVALTHASYDAMEAEKRRLDTELDAARSILATIIPDDLPEIPGYEVCAHIEPCFEVGGDLYDVSVLPDGRVAVVVGDVSGKGLGAALLVSSLVPLLRAMLEAEADPAALMPNLNRQLWRTTGPTSYATLFVGILDPGSGHLVYVNAGHNAPLLLRADGSLETGVSTGLPVALVDDGDWRTASLDLGPGDLLTLYTDGIPETWRDEEHDYGEERFQALLTSLCGKGVDEVRDAALADVRAFRGEAPVSDDVTLLLLKRLD, from the coding sequence ATGTCAGGATCGATCATCTCCCTCAACGGCCGTCTGGACGGCACCGACATCAGCCTTCCGCTGGCCGACGGACGCTACGTGGTGGGCCGGTCGGGCGACTGCGACCTCGTGCTGACCACCCCCTCGGTATCGCGCAGGCACGCGGTGCTGCTCTGCACCGGCGGCAACGTGCTGGTGGAGGACCTGGGCAGCCACAACGGCACGCACGTGAACGACGTCGCCATCACCGCCCCGACGCCGCTGCGACCCGGCGACACCATCTCCTTCGCCGACGTCAAGCTGTGCTACGGGACGCCCCTGCGGCGGACCACGCAGGTCACCATCGACCCGCACCTCGACACCGGCGGGCTGGCCGTGCCCTGGGAAGAGGTCCGCCCGGAGCAGGGCAAGGGTCAGCGCAAGCGCGCCGAACTCTTCCAGGTCCTGGCCGGGGCGGGGGACCTGCTCACCGTGCCGCGCGCCCCGCAGGAACTGTTCGAGCCCATCCTGGACCTGGTGGAGGCGGCCATCGAGCCCGAGCGGGCCATCCTGCTGCTCAGGGACGACCGGGACTCCGAGCCCACCATCAAGGCCTCGCGGCTGCGCTGCGGCGACGACCACGCCAACCTGACCCTGAGCCGGTCGATGGTCTCGCGCGTGCTGGAGGAGAAGACGTCGTTCCTGCTGGAGGACGGCGGCGGCGACAGCGATCTCATGCAGCAGCAGAGCATCATCTCCCAGGGCATCCGCTCCGCCATGGCGACCCCGCTGTTCGACAACAAGCACGTGATCGGCATCCTCTACGCCGACACGACCGACGTGCGCAGGCGCTACACGCGCGACGAGCTGGTGGCCTTCTCGCTGCTGGCCAACGTGATCGCCGTTGCCCTGACCCACGCCAGCTACGACGCCATGGAGGCCGAGAAGCGTCGCCTGGACACCGAACTGGACGCCGCGCGCTCGATCCTCGCGACGATCATCCCCGACGACCTGCCCGAGATCCCCGGCTACGAGGTCTGCGCCCACATCGAGCCCTGCTTCGAGGTGGGCGGCGACCTCTACGACGTGTCCGTGCTGCCGGACGGCCGCGTGGCCGTGGTCGTGGGCGACGTGTCGGGGAAGGGGCTGGGCGCGGCGCTGCTGGTGTCGTCCCTGGTGCCGCTGCTGCGCGCCATGCTCGAGGCCGAGGCCGACCCGGCCGCCCTGATGCCCAACCTCAACCGCCAGCTCTGGCGCACGACCGGCCCCACGAGCTACGCCACGCTCTTCGTGGGCATCCTCGATCCCGGCAGCGGCCACCTGGTCTACGTGAACGCCGGACACAACGCGCCGCTGCTGCTGCGCGCCGACGGATCCCTGGAGACCGGCGTCTCGACCGGATTGCCGGTGGCGCTCGTCGACGACGGCGATTGGCGGACGGCGAGCCTGGACCTGGGCCCCGGCGACCTGCTGACACTCTACACCGACGGCATCCCCGAGACCTGGCGCGACGAGGAGCACGACTACGGCGAGGAGCGGTTCCAGGCGCTGCTCACTTCGCTGTGCGGCAAGGGCGTGGACGAGGTCCGCGACGCGGCCCTGGCCGATGTGCGCGCTTTCCGGGGCGAAGCGCCCGTCAGCGACGACGTCACGCTGCTGCTCCTGAAGCGGCTGGATTGA
- a CDS encoding metallophosphatase family protein, with the protein MKTAIITDIHANLEALRAVLDHARDQGADEYVCLGDVVGYNADPGPCVDEIRRIPGLRCLLGNHDAMAVGSGPLTGINILAHAAMTWTRAHLDDEQKAWLSGLPLTCEDADAQYSHASLEDPAAWRYVNTALDAARHLAYQHARVGFVGHSHVMFAWHDDGDRLDRTTDTEIRLDGDGRWLVSVGSVGQPRDDNPRAGYAMFDHAARTVIQHRIPYDIAEAQRKILAAGLPPELAHRLG; encoded by the coding sequence ATGAAGACAGCCATCATCACCGACATACACGCCAACCTGGAGGCTCTGCGCGCCGTGCTCGACCACGCCCGCGACCAGGGCGCCGACGAATACGTATGCCTCGGCGACGTGGTGGGCTACAACGCCGACCCCGGGCCCTGCGTCGACGAGATCCGCCGCATCCCCGGCCTCCGCTGCCTGCTGGGCAACCACGACGCCATGGCCGTGGGCAGCGGCCCCCTGACGGGCATCAACATACTCGCCCACGCCGCCATGACCTGGACGCGCGCCCACCTGGACGACGAGCAGAAGGCCTGGCTCTCCGGCCTGCCGTTGACCTGCGAGGACGCGGACGCCCAGTACAGCCACGCCTCCCTCGAGGACCCGGCGGCCTGGCGCTACGTGAACACGGCCCTGGACGCGGCCCGTCATCTCGCCTACCAGCACGCGCGGGTGGGGTTCGTGGGGCACTCGCACGTCATGTTCGCCTGGCACGATGACGGGGACCGGCTCGATCGCACCACCGACACGGAGATCCGGCTCGACGGGGACGGGCGCTGGCTCGTGAGCGTCGGCAGCGTGGGACAGCCCCGCGATGACAACCCCCGCGCGGGCTACGCCATGTTCGACCACGCCGCCCGGACGGTCATCCAGCACCGCATCCCCTACGACATCGCCGAGGCCCAGCGCAAGATCCTCGCCGCCGGGCTGCCGCCCGAACTGGCGCACCGGCTGGGCTGA
- the nrfD gene encoding polysulfide reductase NrfD produces the protein MPLDTVNNTWRFVTGSIRLAFIGGRAYYAWLGLLGLLIYSGVAAYLGQLDRGLIVTNMRDQVSWAFYIGNFTFLVGVAAAAVLLVIPAYIYHWKPIKEIAIFGELLAISAIVMSLLFVAVDIGRPDRAWHLVPLIGTLNVPRSLLAWDVLVLNGYLVLNVVIVWHFLYSGFHRRMYRAGFVVPLLLFSIPAAVSIHTVTAFVYNGMASRPFWNASILAPKFLASAFCSGPAILLILFQILTRTTRIRIQDEAIHKIAELMAYAMFINLFLFGAEIFKEYYSDTSHLIHTRYLYSGLHGHRSLVPFAWASLACSLAAFVLFLNPATRKRIFTLNLGCLLIYTGVYIEKGLALVIPGMTPDTIGEIYDYVPTLVEIRVGAGIFAVGFLVFSMLCKIAVPIIQDTHEKTPARG, from the coding sequence ATGCCACTTGACACCGTCAACAACACCTGGCGCTTCGTCACCGGTTCGATCCGCCTCGCCTTCATCGGCGGCCGCGCCTACTACGCCTGGCTCGGGCTGCTCGGGCTGCTGATCTATTCGGGTGTCGCCGCCTACCTGGGACAGCTCGATCGAGGCTTGATCGTCACCAACATGCGCGACCAGGTATCCTGGGCCTTCTACATCGGGAACTTCACCTTCCTGGTGGGCGTGGCGGCGGCGGCGGTGCTGCTGGTGATCCCGGCCTATATCTACCACTGGAAGCCCATCAAGGAGATCGCCATCTTCGGCGAGCTGCTGGCCATCAGCGCCATCGTCATGAGCCTGCTCTTCGTGGCCGTGGACATCGGGCGACCCGACCGCGCCTGGCATCTGGTCCCGCTGATCGGGACGCTCAACGTGCCGCGGTCGCTGCTGGCCTGGGACGTGCTCGTGCTCAACGGCTACCTGGTGCTGAACGTGGTGATCGTCTGGCACTTCCTCTACAGCGGTTTCCACAGGCGCATGTACCGGGCCGGCTTCGTGGTGCCGTTGCTGCTGTTCTCGATCCCGGCGGCGGTGAGCATCCATACCGTGACGGCCTTCGTGTACAACGGCATGGCCTCGCGGCCGTTCTGGAACGCGTCGATCCTGGCGCCCAAGTTCCTGGCCTCGGCTTTCTGCTCCGGGCCGGCCATTCTGCTGATCCTCTTCCAGATCCTCACGCGCACGACGCGGATCCGCATCCAGGACGAGGCGATCCACAAGATCGCCGAGCTCATGGCCTACGCCATGTTCATCAACCTCTTCCTCTTCGGAGCGGAGATCTTCAAGGAATACTATTCGGACACGTCCCACCTCATTCATACCCGGTACCTGTACAGCGGGCTCCACGGACACCGCTCCCTGGTGCCCTTCGCCTGGGCGTCGCTGGCCTGCAGCCTGGCGGCCTTCGTGCTCTTCCTCAATCCCGCCACCCGCAAACGCATCTTCACGTTGAATCTGGGCTGCCTGCTCATCTACACCGGCGTGTACATCGAGAAGGGACTGGCCCTGGTGATCCCCGGCATGACGCCCGACACCATCGGTGAGATCTACGACTACGTGCCGACACTGGTCGAGATACGGGTCGGGGCCGGCATCTTCGCCGTCGGCTTCCTGGTCTTCTCGATGCTCTGCAAGATCGCCGTCCCCATCATCCAGGACACGCACGAGAAGACGCCGGCGCGGGGCTGA
- a CDS encoding 4Fe-4S dicluster domain-containing protein, with protein sequence MDRRRFLTLASLATMAGFASLACNTKPGFVEDLLRRRFTELGPADLDRILRGLEEEYREKYHRAVSVSAAPALDDVEFGYGLDLSRCVGCRRCTYACVHENNQSRDPQIHWIQVLEMKEEAGLHLVEADQYYDPPLVPEEGFFYIPIACQQCRNPACVRSCPVKATWQEPDGIVVIDYDWCIGCRCCMAACPYGARHFNWAEPGLPPEELNPDTHYLGNRPRPSGVVEKCTFCIHRTRKGRYPACVEICPVGARKFGNLLDEESEIRYIMREKRIFVLKEELNTKPRFYYFYAT encoded by the coding sequence ATGGACCGCCGCCGCTTCCTCACGCTGGCGAGCCTAGCGACCATGGCCGGCTTCGCCTCCCTCGCCTGCAACACGAAGCCCGGTTTCGTGGAGGATCTGCTCCGGCGCAGGTTCACGGAACTCGGACCGGCGGATCTCGATCGCATCCTGCGCGGACTCGAGGAGGAATACCGGGAGAAGTACCATCGCGCGGTGAGCGTCTCGGCCGCGCCCGCCCTGGACGACGTGGAGTTCGGCTACGGCCTGGACCTGTCGCGCTGCGTGGGCTGCCGCCGCTGCACCTACGCCTGCGTTCACGAGAACAACCAGTCGCGCGACCCCCAGATCCACTGGATCCAGGTGCTGGAGATGAAGGAGGAAGCCGGCTTGCACCTGGTGGAGGCGGACCAGTATTACGACCCGCCGCTGGTTCCAGAGGAGGGATTCTTCTACATCCCCATCGCCTGCCAGCAATGCCGCAATCCCGCCTGCGTCCGCTCGTGCCCGGTGAAGGCCACGTGGCAGGAGCCCGACGGCATCGTCGTGATCGATTACGACTGGTGCATCGGCTGCCGCTGCTGCATGGCCGCCTGTCCCTACGGAGCGCGCCACTTCAACTGGGCGGAGCCGGGACTCCCCCCGGAGGAGCTGAACCCGGACACCCATTATCTGGGCAACCGGCCGCGCCCATCCGGCGTCGTAGAGAAATGCACCTTCTGCATCCACCGCACGCGCAAGGGCCGCTATCCGGCCTGCGTGGAGATCTGCCCCGTAGGCGCTCGCAAGTTCGGCAATCTGCTCGACGAGGAGAGCGAGATCCGCTACATCATGCGCGAGAAGCGGATCTTCGTGCTCAAGGAGGAATTGAACACCAAGCCGAGGTTCTACTACTTCTATGCCACTTGA